A portion of the Bacillus thuringiensis genome contains these proteins:
- a CDS encoding CPBP family intramembrane glutamic endopeptidase has protein sequence MQPATQLSNEQKYSMSWGQFISSVLFAFFGTGLITVFLAMPLTIYTAGLTDKKQVALYESIANTASTVLQLAVLLFFIFKFEPAKKLLLKSFNFKTLKEWRTYVYLLLFFVINIILNYILLNYVFQDATKQQSSALSLDVFKQYQILLLLSFAILTPIFEELIFRGFILRFFSERFPFWIAAIVTSFFFGIAHTYSLGVMVITFFMGLLMAILCKKTKSIIPAMLFHIMNNMLAFLS, from the coding sequence ATGCAACCCGCTACACAGCTTTCTAATGAACAGAAATACTCTATGTCATGGGGACAATTTATTAGCTCCGTTTTATTCGCTTTTTTCGGAACCGGACTTATTACTGTGTTCCTCGCAATGCCATTAACAATTTATACAGCAGGTCTTACAGATAAAAAACAAGTTGCCCTATATGAATCTATTGCAAATACTGCAAGTACCGTATTACAACTAGCTGTATTGTTATTCTTCATTTTTAAATTCGAACCCGCAAAAAAATTACTACTAAAATCTTTTAACTTTAAAACACTGAAAGAATGGCGCACATACGTATACTTACTTCTTTTCTTCGTTATCAACATCATACTCAATTACATCTTGTTAAATTATGTGTTCCAAGACGCAACAAAGCAGCAATCTTCCGCACTAAGCTTAGACGTCTTTAAGCAATATCAAATATTATTACTTCTCAGCTTTGCAATACTCACACCCATTTTTGAAGAACTTATTTTCCGTGGTTTTATACTTCGCTTCTTCTCAGAACGCTTTCCATTTTGGATTGCAGCCATCGTAACAAGTTTCTTCTTCGGTATCGCTCATACATACTCACTTGGGGTAATGGTAATTACTTTCTTTATGGGATTATTAATGGCCATTTTATGTAAAAAAACAAAGTCCATTATTCCAGCTATGTTATTTCATATTATGAATAACATGTTGGCATTCTTGAGTTGA
- a CDS encoding DHA2 family efflux MFS transporter permease subunit has translation MSSITIVGYALFCIIVFFLVNRLLRKKKTNVGEEQVPAVSKIEVSKLEAEEKENEQKQEVEISNVVELETGKQEEVKQEKEMPKKQTSMPIENVNVKAVVTVLILGMFVSILNQTIINVALPPLMNEFNVSTSTAQWLITGFMLVNGILVPISAFLVSRFTYRKLFVAAMLFFTVGSIICAISGNFTMMMTGRIIQAVGAGILMPVGMNIFMTLFPPHKRGAAMGLLGVAMILAPAIGPTVTGWVIENYSWNLMFYAMFIIGLIITFLSLKFFTLAQPVSKTKLDVFGVISSSIGLGSLLYGFSEAGNNSWTSAEVVISLIIGVIGLALFIWRELTTDNKMLDLQVFKYPVFTFTLVINAIVTMALFGGMLLLPVYLQNIRGFTPIESGLLLLPGSLIMGIMGPVAGKLFDKYGIRPLAIIGLAITTYATYEFTKLSMDTPYSVIMTDYIIRSIGMSFIMMPIMTAGMNALPMKLISHGTATQNTSRQVAGSIGTAILITLMTQQTTAHVADYGNMLTTSNPILVDKVHGMGQSLAALAGSAQAGDAMSTQLLYGQISKLSAINGINDAFLIATILAGIAWVLSFFLQSGNKPNRKAGN, from the coding sequence AAATAGAAGTAAGTAAGCTAGAAGCAGAAGAAAAAGAAAATGAACAAAAGCAAGAAGTAGAAATTTCTAATGTAGTTGAATTAGAAACAGGCAAGCAAGAAGAAGTAAAACAAGAAAAAGAAATGCCGAAAAAACAAACGTCTATGCCTATAGAGAATGTGAATGTAAAAGCAGTTGTAACAGTATTAATTCTCGGCATGTTCGTTTCTATTTTAAACCAAACAATCATTAACGTTGCATTGCCTCCGTTAATGAATGAATTTAACGTATCAACTTCAACGGCGCAATGGTTAATTACAGGATTTATGCTTGTAAATGGTATTTTAGTACCGATTAGTGCCTTTTTAGTTTCACGATTTACGTATCGTAAATTATTTGTAGCAGCAATGTTATTCTTCACTGTAGGGTCTATCATTTGTGCTATATCAGGAAACTTTACAATGATGATGACAGGTCGTATTATTCAAGCGGTCGGTGCAGGTATTTTAATGCCAGTTGGTATGAACATCTTTATGACGTTATTCCCGCCTCATAAGCGCGGAGCAGCGATGGGATTACTAGGTGTTGCAATGATTTTAGCGCCAGCTATTGGACCAACTGTAACAGGCTGGGTTATTGAAAACTATAGCTGGAATTTAATGTTCTATGCGATGTTTATTATCGGTTTAATTATTACGTTCCTATCTTTAAAATTCTTTACACTCGCTCAACCAGTGTCTAAAACGAAATTAGATGTATTTGGTGTAATTAGTTCAAGTATTGGACTAGGTAGCTTACTGTACGGATTTAGTGAGGCTGGAAATAATAGTTGGACTAGTGCAGAAGTTGTTATTTCACTTATCATTGGTGTAATTGGTTTAGCATTATTTATTTGGAGAGAGTTAACAACGGACAATAAAATGCTTGATTTACAAGTGTTTAAATACCCAGTATTTACTTTTACTTTAGTAATTAATGCAATCGTTACGATGGCATTATTCGGAGGTATGTTATTACTTCCAGTATATCTGCAAAATATTCGCGGCTTTACGCCAATTGAATCAGGTTTACTACTTCTTCCAGGATCATTAATTATGGGGATCATGGGACCAGTAGCGGGTAAATTATTCGATAAATATGGCATTCGTCCATTAGCGATAATTGGATTGGCAATTACGACCTATGCGACATATGAATTTACAAAATTATCGATGGATACACCGTATAGTGTTATTATGACGGATTATATTATACGTTCAATTGGTATGTCATTCATTATGATGCCAATTATGACAGCTGGTATGAACGCGCTACCGATGAAATTAATTTCTCACGGTACAGCAACGCAAAATACGTCAAGACAAGTAGCTGGTTCAATCGGAACAGCGATTTTAATCACACTTATGACGCAACAAACAACTGCTCACGTAGCAGATTACGGCAACATGTTAACAACTTCAAACCCAATATTAGTTGATAAAGTACACGGCATGGGTCAAAGCTTAGCTGCTTTAGCTGGATCAGCTCAAGCAGGAGATGCGATGAGCACACAACTATTATATGGACAAATTTCAAAGCTATCTGCAATTAACGGTATTAACGATGCCTTCTTAATTGCAACGATACTAGCAGGTATTGCTTGGGTGTTATCGTTCTTCTTACAATCAGGCAATAAACCAAATAGAAAAGCAGGGAATTAA